The following nucleotide sequence is from Nitrospira sp..
CCTGGTCGCGAAGACCTCTCCGACCCGATCGGCATCTGTCTCCTTGTCCTGGTCCAGGCCCTCATCGAGGAGTTTCTTGACTGCGCCGTCGATCACGCCCTTGAACGCGGCGGGATTATTCGTCGCATAGGCCAGCCCCGCTTCGGTGACGCCGGCGAGTCGTTTGCTGCGCTGGATCACATCGAGAATGTGTTTCTCGCTCACGTGGGCAATCTCATGGCCCAAAACCGCGGCGAGTTCCGCTTCATCACGAATCTGGCGCAGGAGCCCCCGCGTCACGAAGATATACCCGGCCGGCGCAGCGAACGCGTTGATCGAATCATGGTTGAGAATGGCGACCCGATAGGGGATGTCGGGCCGGTCCGACGTGTTGGCCACCGCCCTCGCTACGAGGTTGACGTACCGGACCAGTTCCGGTTGGTCGACCACGCCGCCGTACCGCGCGACCACCTGCAGTGCCATTGCCTGCCCGATGGACGACTCCTCTTCATACCCGATCGGCAGGAGACTCCCGACGACGTTGCCCGCCCCGTGGATGACCCCGGCCAGCCGCGGATTGCCTGATTGGCGCGCGACATCTTCCGCTGCACGCTGCACCTCCGCGCAACTGCCGAGCGTGACGGCCAGGACGAGCAGCCCTGCCAGCAGACTCCTGTCACTTCGCATATTCACCGAGCCCTCCCTCCCGCATGAAGTCTTCAACCTCTTGGTCCGACAGGTGATAGGCCGTCATCCGGTCCACGGCTTCCCGATCCTTGGCGGAAATCCCGGCTCGATCCGCATAACTCTCCGAGGCCTTATCCAGCCCCCGCACGCCGGCGGAAGCGGTCGTCTGCGACGCCTCCCCGCCCCTCATGCTCTGACCGAGCTTGGCCAAGGTGTCGCTCTTGCCGGCGGGTTTCACGGCCCCGGTCTTGTTGGCGAAGATCCAACCACGTGTGCCTGACGAGGTCTTCACGTCCAGCCAGGTCCCGTCGCGTCCGACGACCTCCAAAGCCTCGCCGAACTTCACCGTGCCCACGACCGCATCCAGAGAGGTTTTTCCTGCCCGGAGTTGCACGGTCTTGGCCTGCACATAGACCGTTTCCGCGAAGGCCTCGGGACCCCACAGGAATAGGCCGATTCCTAAGACCACCCCCAACCAGCGCAGCGACCGTCCTCTGTTCACCATGGCCTCCCGTTGCCCTTCACTTCGATGTCAGTTCGTAGACCCCGTCCCAATCTGAAGGCGGGGGTGTCTCCCGGTAATGGGTCGCCCGTTCCAGATAAACTCGCGACGGCCCATCCGCCTCGTCAAGAGCGAGAGCCTCGGCAAACCTGGCGCAAGCAGTCGAGAACTCGCGTGCCTTGTAGACCGCCAACCCCTGCCGGTAGAACTCGACGACGCGAGCCCTGTGCTGATCCAACTGCCCCTTCCTCGCAAGCAGTTCGAACACCACCACCGGCTCGTGCTTGCCCTTCACTCGTAACAGATCGATCTCGCGCACTTCAACGTCGTTCTTGGCCAGTTCCGCCGTCCGTTGCCCGATGAGGATCCGGACCCCATAAAACTTGCCCGCCCCTTCCAGACGAGATGCCAAATTCACGGCATCGCCGGTCACGGTATATTCCATCCGCTCCTGGGAGCCCATGTTGCCGACGATGCAGGGTCCGGAATTGATGCCGATGCGGGCGGCGATCGCCGGAAGCCCCTCCTGTGCCCACTGCTCTCGCAGACGAGTCAGTTCGGCCTGGCAATCGAGTGCCGCAAAACAGGCCAGCGAGGCATGGCGCGGGTCCGTCAAGGGCGCGCCGAAGAGGGCCATGATGCCGTCGCCTAGGTACTTGTTCACGTTTCCGCGATGGCCGTTCTTGATGATGGTCGTCATCGCCGAAAGGTAGCGATTGAGCAGCGCCACGAGCTCTTCGGGCGACAGCTGCTCAGAGATGGTGGTGAAGCCCACGATGTCGGAGAAGAAGATCGAGATCTCCTTCTGTTCACCGCCGAGCTTGATGGCCTCGGGATGGCGCATGATCTCTTCCACCACCTCGGCGGACATGTACTTGTCGAAGGCGGCGCGCATAAGCCGACGTTGCCTCCCCTCGGTGACATATTCCACCGTCGCCGCCGCGCCGAACGTGACCGCCAAGGCCACTTCGGGAAATACCAGATCCAGCCAGCGTCCATGGCCGGCGAACGCATGGACGGCCAGGCCATAATAGGCCAGGGCCAGCGCCAGCGTGACGCCGAATTTCACCGGATAGGACCGCGGCAGCATGAAGGCTCCGGCGGAGGTGACACAGAGGACGAGCAACGTGAGGAACGAGAACCACGCAGGGGCCGAACTGAGCGCCCGGCCATGCAGCAGATTGTCCAGGGCCGCCATATGGATCAACACGCCGGGCGTGGCGGACGAGAAGGGCGTCACGCGCAGGTCGTACAGACCGGCCGCCGTGCCCGCGATGAAGATCACCTTATCCTTGAACAGGGTCGGATCGAGCGACGGTCGTTCACCCCGCTGCTGTTGTGCAAAGGCCTGGAGGACCCGGCCGACCGAATACTTCCCCACGTGATAGGTCTGCTCTAAAGGGCCGTGCCAGTCGAGCAGCATCGTGCCGTCCGGCTCCAGCGGGACGCTCCGCGGGCCGATCTGCAGGCGGTCCTCTTCAAGCACCACTTGCTCCGTGCCCAGCAGATGCCGCGCGACCGCCAAGGACAAATGCGGCATCGCCTTGCCGTTCACCAACCCCAACAGGGGAATGCGCCTGGTCGGACCGTCCGCATCGGCGGAGAGGTTGATCACCCCTAAGCCGCGGGCCTGTTGCGCCAGAAGGGGAATCGGCGTCTTCACCCCTGCCTCATGGGGAACGGCCGCCCCCTCTCGGTCTCCCCTCCTCGCGACCGGCACTGTCACCCGGCTCAGCAGATCCGGCGGCAGAGAAGACGGCTCCGCTTGAAAGAGCATCGGCAGGAAGACGTTGCCGGCGGCCGCGAGGTCATCGGCGAAACTGTGGTCGTATTCCTCGGCATTCTCGTCGGGTTCGAAGAACATCACGTCGAACACCACGGCCTTGGCGCCGGCTTCTTTCAGGTACCGCACGACGAAGCCGTGCCGATCGCGAGGCCAGGGCCATCGTCCGAAGGCTTCGAGACTCGACTCATCGATGGCCAGCAACAGGAGGCTGGAATCCGCCTTGGCAGGATCGGCGTACCGCCGCACGAGATGGTCCAACGCCTTGTGTTCCGCCACTTCGAGCCACCGCGTCAGGCGCAGCCCGCCCATCAGGACGAAGACCGCCACCCCCACCGCGAGGGCCGACAGGATTTTCTTGTTGCGAGGGGAGAGGGCCATTCGGGCCGTATGGTACTGGAGAAGAGCAAGGAGAAAAAGGGGGAGCCTGGGACCTGTCTGGTTACGGTCCGTCCGTGGCGCAGCGGAACCCGAGCGTCGGCCCCCAGTAAGTCATTTCATCCCAACCGCGGTGACTCACCCGGAGTTCGAGCGGACGCTCCATCCAACTGCCGCCTCGTAACACGCGGAAACTCCCACGTAGGGGCCCCTGGGGATCGCGCGAGGGCGAGGTGCGGTAAAAGTCTTCCGCATACCAGTCCTTCACCCATTCGGACACCAGCCCGACCATCCCGGCGGCGCCGTAGGGTGAGATGGCCGTCGAGGCGGGCTGGGCGGCCCCGTTGGCCACTATTTTCGGCTCGGCCAATTTGACCCGATGCATCTGGATGACCTCGTCGCTGTTCCCCCAGGGATACCGTCGCCCATCCGTGCCGCGTGCAGCCTTCTCCCATTCCGCCTCGGTGGGCAGTCGTTTGCCCACCCACTGGCAGTACGTCCAGGCCTGAGTCCAAGTGACGTTGGTGACAGGATGGTAGCCCAGCTGCGGATCGTCGAATGCATCACGCACTTTCGGTGGCTGGCAGCCCCCCTTGTCCACACAATGACGATACTCGCCGTTCGTGAGGCCATGGGCATCGATCCAAAAGGCGCTCAGAAACAGGCGGTGCAGCGGGCGGGCATCGGGAGGGCCCTCCTCCGACCCCATCAGGAACTCGCCCGCGGGAATCAGGACCATGCCGGCCGGGATAGTCGCACCTTGCTCTTGCAGCCGTGCCAGTTCCGCCTGTTGCGCTGCCTGCAGTTGGGCAGTCACTCGCGCGATCGCCTCCTCGGTTTGGACGGGCTGGGACTCCGGTGGGCGCGTCGGCAAGACCGGCGCGTGGGTCACGGTCGGCAGGCCACTGCGTGGGCTCTCTTGCGACGGCGGGGGCGGGGGCGCGACCGCCCCTTCCGACATCCGCACCGTTTCGATGCGCACGGAAACCCGCGCCAACTCGGTGACCAAGTCCGAGGAATCGCGTCGCTTGCGCTTAGCGCGTCCGATGGAGGAAAAATCGAAGTCCGGAATGTTGGCCAACAGCGGCGTGGCGTAACTGATCGGCACCGCGAAGGCCATTCCCTCGGGGACGATCCCC
It contains:
- a CDS encoding SUMF1/EgtB/PvdO family nonheme iron enzyme encodes the protein MTVVLLLVTLLCATAGAVGATERQPFHAEKPAGSGVIVHHDGYVLTAHHVIAHAKRITVVTSGEFRAPALVVSVDVEHDLALLKVETVGLSEALLGYAGGVKLDQDVIAVGFQFGLREITVTRGHVAAVRTKGVQRVFQVDAAVNPGNSGGPLFNRRGEVVGILTTKFTHPSGIVPEGMAFAVPISYATPLLANIPDFDFSSIGRAKRKRRDSSDLVTELARVSVRIETVRMSEGAVAPPPPPSQESPRSGLPTVTHAPVLPTRPPESQPVQTEEAIARVTAQLQAAQQAELARLQEQGATIPAGMVLIPAGEFLMGSEEGPPDARPLHRLFLSAFWIDAHGLTNGEYRHCVDKGGCQPPKVRDAFDDPQLGYHPVTNVTWTQAWTYCQWVGKRLPTEAEWEKAARGTDGRRYPWGNSDEVIQMHRVKLAEPKIVANGAAQPASTAISPYGAAGMVGLVSEWVKDWYAEDFYRTSPSRDPQGPLRGSFRVLRGGSWMERPLELRVSHRGWDEMTYWGPTLGFRCATDGP
- a CDS encoding adenylate/guanylate cyclase domain-containing protein, translating into MALSPRNKKILSALAVGVAVFVLMGGLRLTRWLEVAEHKALDHLVRRYADPAKADSSLLLLAIDESSLEAFGRWPWPRDRHGFVVRYLKEAGAKAVVFDVMFFEPDENAEEYDHSFADDLAAAGNVFLPMLFQAEPSSLPPDLLSRVTVPVARRGDREGAAVPHEAGVKTPIPLLAQQARGLGVINLSADADGPTRRIPLLGLVNGKAMPHLSLAVARHLLGTEQVVLEEDRLQIGPRSVPLEPDGTMLLDWHGPLEQTYHVGKYSVGRVLQAFAQQQRGERPSLDPTLFKDKVIFIAGTAAGLYDLRVTPFSSATPGVLIHMAALDNLLHGRALSSAPAWFSFLTLLVLCVTSAGAFMLPRSYPVKFGVTLALALAYYGLAVHAFAGHGRWLDLVFPEVALAVTFGAAATVEYVTEGRQRRLMRAAFDKYMSAEVVEEIMRHPEAIKLGGEQKEISIFFSDIVGFTTISEQLSPEELVALLNRYLSAMTTIIKNGHRGNVNKYLGDGIMALFGAPLTDPRHASLACFAALDCQAELTRLREQWAQEGLPAIAARIGINSGPCIVGNMGSQERMEYTVTGDAVNLASRLEGAGKFYGVRILIGQRTAELAKNDVEVREIDLLRVKGKHEPVVVFELLARKGQLDQHRARVVEFYRQGLAVYKAREFSTACARFAEALALDEADGPSRVYLERATHYRETPPPSDWDGVYELTSK
- a CDS encoding M48 family metalloprotease; protein product: MNMRSDRSLLAGLLVLAVTLGSCAEVQRAAEDVARQSGNPRLAGVIHGAGNVVGSLLPIGYEEESSIGQAMALQVVARYGGVVDQPELVRYVNLVARAVANTSDRPDIPYRVAILNHDSINAFAAPAGYIFVTRGLLRQIRDEAELAAVLGHEIAHVSEKHILDVIQRSKRLAGVTEAGLAYATNNPAAFKGVIDGAVKKLLDEGLDQDKETDADRVGEVFATRVGYDAEAYIGLLSRLRDLKGDDQAFFKTHPNFSARIEAVRETIRNKRLAATGLVLQERFARMTKRV
- a CDS encoding SH3 domain-containing protein, which gives rise to MVNRGRSLRWLGVVLGIGLFLWGPEAFAETVYVQAKTVQLRAGKTSLDAVVGTVKFGEALEVVGRDGTWLDVKTSSGTRGWIFANKTGAVKPAGKSDTLAKLGQSMRGGEASQTTASAGVRGLDKASESYADRAGISAKDREAVDRMTAYHLSDQEVEDFMREGGLGEYAK